TGATGTTCTGCGGGCTACACATCGAGATGGCCATCTTGAAGCTAAGTCCCATGattaaacaaacaacattaaGCAAAGATGATTAAGCAATGATAGAAGATTTCTGTCTGTCTTATGTACAAACCAGTAAGAACTTCAGCAACCTATATCTGCAGCAACAACATTAATGATGCTTTGATCAAACATACTCATTCATTTTATATTTGCAGGTACTGGGAGACTGGCTAGATGATAGCGGATGGACAAGTGCTCTAGTGCAGGCTGACATCGCAAGCTTTGGTACAGCAGATTCCTTCAGAGCCAGCCATGTGACGAAGACCTGGCATACACACCGTCACAGCTGCAAGTATCCACAATACACATCTGCAGCAACTGCAGCAGAGACAGATGCTGTGTCCTTGGAAGAATGGTGTGCAATGAGAGCACAGCAGATTGTCCAGTTTTCGATTACTGGTTAAAAATGCTCACTGTAGAGGCCCTAACTCCTGACCCTGAGCTTCCAAGCCCGTCAGACTGGAACTGGAGGAAGGACACTGCAGGGTGGCAACCACTGTGGACCACTCTTCCAGAAGCATCAGAGTCGTGcaatgaactcattcactgtgggtGTAGGAAGGGATGCACTGAGCAATGCAAATGTGTCAAGGCTGCCCTCAAGTGCACTGCCCTCTGCTCCTGTTCTGGAGAATGTTAGCACTAAGCTAGTACTCAGATCATTACTCAGACCTACCAGTTTCTCAGCTATCTGCATCTAATAAGTATTTGTGTGACATCTAATGTAATGTAAACACCAAATTtataataaaattgtttatttgtggCATTCATTACAACTTCCCAATCAGACAGCACATTTGAGCCCTGAGTGAGGTCATTGACCTCTCAAGGTCAACAGAGGTCAAACCTCCAGTGATTTCACATATGCAAATAGTGTtccaggacacagaaatgcaCATACATCTATGTAATTTAGGGAGTTATGATCATGTTGTTATGACACATGATGTAAAATAGCAAATTATCATTGTCAGAGGTCAAATCCAAGATGGTTCCACATCTGAAAACAAACCTTAGGGTATGTATAAACACTGTGGAAAATGTCATGCTTTAATCATAAAATGCACAATACTTTTTATATATGAGCTTACtaagtatattaaataaaacagaaacgtAACCACAAGCTTAAACGAAAGAGTGCGGGTGAGTGCAAAGTTCTGTATCACAGAATTGTCCTATTTTGATAAAATATTGTTTACCATGTAGAATTTTAAGCAATACAATTTTAATCCATATTGTTATGAGTAGGGGCGTGTCTAGTGGGGTGGAAAACGTGACTGGCCTCTTGTTAAACTGAGTAAATTAACCAAAATAATTGCACAGCTAATCCCGTTTGGCCATATTTAAAACGAGGATATAGCAGCTCTTTCTTTCCCATAACAGCGTTGTCAAACCATGagattttcttttgaaaataatttttcCTTCTCTTCTAAATGAGCCATTTTTATCAAGTCAAacaggcaaataaataaataaataaataaataagctacGATAGTACAACACACAGAGATATcaattttggttttaaaataagaCGTTGTAATTGTAAACATGGTCTGTGTCTGGGTCGCTCAAGTCATATACTTGCCGGGACGAGCTTCTAGGTTTTCTGTAGTTCATCGAGTTTATCTAATGaaccaaaaacaaaaatctaGCTGACGGTCAGTCAGCCATGCACAAGTTAAATAATTATTAgggtctttatttatttatttatttatttatttatttatttaaagagtgACCAATGTCTGCTTCATAAAATAAAGAGTAAAAACGGAATACAAAtcacattattaaaaataataacttgtAAGTCTTTTTCCACACTATAATGTATTTAGATTGAATTATAATATTTTCTTGACTATATATCTATCGTGAGCAAGGCATCAAAAGACGTGtccccatgcgttctgtattggttataaagggctacattttggggtgctgctgctcgtggggtacgggttgctcattaaaatatttagtgtttttgcaaagagggggtgataagtgatacctcgatatttagtgagcaaagcGTCTAAGGAGGTAAATAGGGCAAAACAAGTAATATATGGGGAACCGCTATGCTGCcgatacatattttttattaatattttcatttttcttgaaAGAGGGAGTGATTATCTTTTAAATGGTACCTACATAtttattgagcaagatgtgtaagtgagttaaaacacacagacacactgctttGTCAACTATACCGTGAATAAGGAACCAGGAacaagtaaccaacttccaggtggtacTCACCGCGGGGAAAAGAAGACAACGCAGCGACAGTCCATCTCAAAAATGTTACGAGTGACTTGTGTTACTCAAGTGACCCAGGTATGTGGCCAGAGAAAATAACAGATTTTGAAAGGCAAAATATCATCAAATGCTATCTAACAAGCATAGTCCTTTCGCGCCAGGCCATCTATAGACTATTCATAGACGTGTCAATTCATCTGTCACTGTCACCTAGTAGGgccctttttaaaaacaatttttaacCCAACTAACACAAACAGTTGGATAATACAAAGTTGAAACATACATCTTCCATGTTTAactagtttttttcttcttttttaagcAGCTATTTTCACATAAttactattactaataataaaatTACTTAAATACCTTTAATAGTCTGTACTTTCATAACTTTACGAACATTCCCAGTTCCATCATCCAACCTAAGCCAGATTACCAACAAGTTGTCAGAGCCTCCTGTCATCTTGTAGAAAAACTGAAGGCACTGTTGATTGCTCTTGGGATAAAGTATACGAGACTCCAACAGGGCAGTTTTATCTTTCTGTCCACTTGAGGTATCAAAATGCATAAAATATCCTGCATCTTAAGACAACAGCAAACACACATTACATGTTAAATCGTGCAAGAAGTCACTATAATATTAGGTACAGTATTTAGTAAAAACATGACATTCACCCATTCTTTTACATGTATAATTGTTGTAAAAAGCTAACTACTCCCCTCTCAACATTGTTTTTGTCACACTGGCAACTAAAGCTATTGACAGATTATATTATCTGTGGCATTTTCAATGTAGGGCTTCTATAAACATATTTTGTTTAGCAAAGTACAGTGTATTTTTAAGATTATTCAAATACAGTCATGCCTTactgtaaattatttaaaaataaaaaataacatcagTAGGTAGAAGAATAGCATTACTTCTTAACATTTCCAATTTGCATACAGTATATCTAATGAGCAAACAGACTACTAAATACAGTGCTTACCTCTGCACTTCCCTATCAAAGTGTGATCCTCCATCCCTGGAGTGCTCTGTTTCTGAACCCAATCAGCATCATCGTTCATGTTTTGAACCATACCACAGATATTAATTAATTCAAAAGAACACTGGTCCAGCAACGTATGGGTAGaagctggggaaaaaaacaacaaatccaaacAATAATATTAGATCATTTAATTTTGGGGGAAAAACTATGAATTTACAGGAGTACACCGATTTAAAGTTCAAActataagaaacaaagtcaagtatacaaacatttcagctagtgccttcttaagagtacactgaagaaggcaaaGCAGAAACGTTAGTCGACTTGCCTCTGTTTCTTGCACAATTCTGATTGAGCTTTTTGAAGTTCTGGGGGGTAAATTGATTTTGTAAACACTTACTGCAGTTATACATTCGGTTCAGCCTGAGTAAGTCAATGGCACTGAAGTCCAGGCGCTGTCCGATGATTTCATTAAATGCTGGTATTGCTGTTGTGATGGTCGGCACACTTTCGTTTTTGTTAAACGAAAGTGGCCGATAGTGCATGATTGATTCATAATCATATGGAGTGTTAAGGTCAGTGATAAAGTTGTCATCATATTTATTAAAGTTGTGTTCTTTGCCTGTAAAAAAAGTCTTTATTaatcacagtcacattttaatgCAGATAGCTCCTATTGTGTTTACAGGTAAACCACAGGGTACCAGGGGAACACTAATTACCATTACctgttacaaaatatatatatatatatatatatatatatatatatatatatatatatatatatatatatatatatatatagtttactacagtaaaTGTACATGGTATCTATTTTTACAGTCTGCTGTGTTTTCCGGTGCTTttaccatagtttttttttacttttaaagcaTGCTTGAGATTTACCTTGTTTGTCTGTGCTTGATCACAATTTATCTGTGATTTTATTCAGATATACTACACTGTGCTAGGCTTTTCCCATGATATACTGCAGTGTTTTTTATAAGGATAATCAGAAGTGGGCTGCAGTTCTGATGGCTGATGGGATACGCACAATTGATAAAGTCTTCTTGTTGAGACGTATTTCTATAAACAGTACAGCAGATGTGTTGAATTTCTGATTGATGTAAATttataaagtttttttaaaagagcacaAAGAGCGACCTAAAACATATCTGTACGACTGCAGGTTGAGCTTCTGTACAGCTAACGCTACTCAACTTCACACACAGAACTGCATTCAAATTCTCAATACCTTAAATTAAGTTGTAGTTAACAACTAATTCATTTTACTACCGTCAAAGCCAAAATGTAaccatgtatttttttccactgaCAATTTCTTTTGATGCATAGTTTGTTGAGGAGAAAAGATCATGAATAATGAGCTTCGTAGCGCCTCAGCATGTGACCCAGCGGTAAGCATGTGCGTAGTTTGTTGCTATGATTGCTCACTGTAGAAATAACAATGTACAGTGATATACAATCCTTGATAAATGGTGTACTATAGAGGTATTGCTTATTCCAGGTCATATAACTAATTCAAAACAAGTTTACATTAAATGTATATGcacagcaatacattttaaaggtaAACAAACAGGTGTATGTCCTTGTCACTATTCTGTTAAACCCACCAGGAAGAATTTCATCCCACCAGATTTTCACATAGTCATCACGGTCTGTTCTGGACTGTTCATGATAAAATCCAAGTGCATGTAGAAGTTCATGTTCAACGACCGCCTTAGTATCGCACCCAGCACCAATGGAAACATTTTGACCTTCATGGAAATCTCCAACATAGGACCAGCATCTGTTTGGATGCAAATCGCACATCATTTCTTAACTCGGATTTGTTGCCATATTCACACACTAGTGGCAATAACTGCTGTTGCTTCATTTTGTATACAAATCACTTTTTTTCTCTAGGGCTCATTCATAATGTGGACCTTTTACACTGTTCATGTCTGTCTGGCTGTTAAGCAGTCACAGTCTACTTTGTGGATAATGATAACTGCATGGTCTTTACTCCAATCCTGTCTAAACTTCTATTGCAGACTGTGAGCCCCCTACAGACCATTCAGGCTGCATTTGGGTGTGTCGTCCTGGTAAAGTAGGTTTTGACAGATTAAATAAagtttcattttcattaaactgttATTATAGCCAACAAATGTCAACAAGTGACTATAAAACTGTATCTAGTACATCATAATCATCTATCTTTAAATCTTTGGGaattggctgtgtggtccagtggttaaagaaaagggcttgtaaccatgaggtccctggttcaaatcccacctcagccactgactcattgtgtgaccctgagcaagtcacttaacctccttgtgctccatctttcggggtgagacgtaattgtaagtgactctgcagctgatgcacagttcacacaccctagtctctgtaagttgccttggataaaggcgcctgctaaataaacaaataataataattgtgccatagatttagaaaaaaatatatattatgatatatatatatatatattttttttttttttttaaagagtaatgtatttttatttgaaacaatgAAAGAAATTGTCTTTAAATGGAGAATCATACatgctttttaaagtaataaaagcagTCATTATCCTTGAAATGCAGTGTTAGGTAACAGGGCCATTAAAACCTAGATAAACCAGTTTAACTGTGTAGAGCCAGATTCAATGCAGTTCATTTCTGTGTGTTCTTATCTTACCCGTCTAGCTTTTGAATGTGTAAGTATGTGCTTTCTCCTTCATATGGTTTAAAGTCCACACAGGATTTCAGGCGATACATTTCAAAAGCTTGATGAATTACACCTTTGGCATTAAGATctaaaaaaaaggaataattgcatgaatgttgttgttgtttttttttactttcatcaAATAAAGAACTGAAGACTTTAAGAAAAAATAGAATCTAATTCTATTGAGAAATAAACTGAGGGCAAAGTGCCACCTAATGGCTCAACATCGTAACTATAGAAGTTTTGTAGAATAAAACACTTTAAGTTTAGGCacatgttcattataaataaagAATTAACCATACCATAAAATGTTTGAATGAGTGAAAGAAATTGTGTCAGTTtatacagaattatatttttCCAGTAATTCCATCACACACActacattatataaataaacaaccaACAATAGCTTTAAACATTCAAAAAATGTACTGAAAGAGTGCATGTGCCAAAACGTTTCTCTGCTTCACTTTGAATATTACAGCTGTTTTTTGCAAACAATGACCAAGTTTTTTAATATTTACCTAATGTATCAGATAGAATATAGGGAATTGGAAACTTCCATCTGGTTGTATCATTTCTGAGCCCATTGCGTCCTGACTGTTTGAAAATTATAAAACCATAATGATGTTATTGTTTCGGTATTGTAAATATGAAATAACATTTGACAAGAATATAATGTCTACCTACCGGAAGTGCAATATCTCCTTCAAATAGATGTCTTTTCGAAGCTGGAATACAGACAGTAAAGccaaaaatatatgtaaataaaaaaatttaaaaatttaaaaattaaactttccCAAATAAAGAACGTTCTACTGCTCCATATGATTTTTATATTTAGGTTCCTAATGAACTAACTAATCACATTTTCTATTTCAGGTGGGCATTGAATTTGTCGTCTGACATCCCTAAAACCCTTTGGCTGTTTTAGCAGAAGAATaactcatttaaaatacaataatataaatTAAATGGGACTCAAAGCACAGGAAGATACCGTTTAAATGATATACAGTGTATTAGAAACTATTGTTTTCAAAGCACTTGCTTTaatatttaattaacttttttatgTCTTCTTTCAAAGAATTAAAGACTTGAGTTAGTGCTTTCAAAAAATGCCCCTTTTGAAgatataaagcatttaacttttTCTATATACCAGCATATTTTTACTGAAGTCATTTCCAACAGCAACAGCTACAGTACAAAATATTGAATCTAATAATTGATATTTTCATTGTATAAACAAGCATTCCATTAGCAACAAACTCTGTTCAGTAGAGGTTGTAAAAAGAAGACTTACCGAGATTTATGTCTGGGATGTCTTTTCTTAAATCACCTGCATCCACATCGTTGTCTGTTTATCAAAGGaagaataatatatacagtaattataatCTAGCATtatatgttattaaaatataaaaaatcaaacAGCAGTAGGTTTCTGCATACCATTTTGTTTAGGGGCAGCTTCTACCTGAAATAtagaaagaacaaaaacaatttaaaactgcTTTGAAGGATAACTTATTATTTAACATAAGCATGCgatttctgaattaaaaagaaaaaaggaaaataaaaacaccttactGTATATGCAGTAAAAACTGTAGTTAAAGCTAAGAAGGCGATGAAGAAAGGAAAGTCCATCTTTTCTTCAGGAATCTGAAGAACGATTTGATCTTTGGAATCAAAACATCACCACTATCTCATAAAATGTACTTGGGAGTACTTTGGACTGACTATTAGATAAGATGTTTTTCAGGTTTCAAAGATCATATTATATAATTTTTACAGGTAattgtcaacatttaccaagtaaggtgGTGTCCGGaattataaagaaatatattgctttttgGATATTTActggttaatcttatgatttaccaaagtTTATTGGTAAATGTTcagaattatgaagaaatatattgcttttcTGACATTTACCGAAACCTTATtggtaaaggcacttggttattcttgagatttactggTAAAAGTCTGAAGTAAAGTGTTATAATGTATATTTCAGCTATTTACcgctttacttggtaaatgtgGATATTTACCAGTAGCTCTTAAGATTTGTCAATATTCTGACTTTTGCTGCAACATATACATCTGAATGGTTGACACAAATAGATTTTAATGTTTGGTATACATAAATAAGGTATACTGTATAGAcggaaacatttaaaaagtatacatttaataaaatatgttttataatgcAACTGCAGTCAGTCAGTTGCATAATTTAATTTGCACaatttataccaatacagtatgtAGTGCTGAGTACACAAACACAGCTGGACCATTATACCAGGTACTTTGCTCAAAAGTTCTTCCTGCGTTTCTACCCTTATCCTGATTAAGTAATATATGCACAGAAAACAGTATGCAAAAGTGCCTCTCTTAGATTAAATGTCTCAGTTTACTCAAAATTAAGTTATCATTGCTTACAACCTACTGTGGATAAGGGGCTAGAATTTCATTTGTGGGTTAATTACCCAAGTcctacatttactatggagttgGCAATTTGTCTACAATTTTCCCAAACGGGAAAACGTACTCTTAGGTATTGAAAGTGTGTGGTGAGGCAGGAATCCATAGTCCAGACCAGTTTTTAATGAAGTGGAATCACAATGCACTACCACATAGCAGCGTAACATACCCCATGTAAACTTTGATGATGCTCCCTAATGGTTTCTATCACACAGCCTGTGAACAAGAAGATTTCTATAAACCGTGGTTCAGCAAACAGAACGCTGAGGCAAGATTAGTGAGCAGGTCAGAGCACATACCAGTAAAGGTGCCGCCTTGCAATTGCGTCTACCTATAGTGAGACATATGTCTTCCTAGCACTCTGAGCAGTGTCTGCACCCTGGTCCAAACGAGAAACCAAGCACAGATCTTGCTTCAACAACATGCTGTGTCAAAGTCCCTAACATTCAATTTCTCTCATAAAGAAATACCAAATACCTGGGCAGTAAATGCCAGAGTTCCCCATGCCTTCCCTATACAAATTATCAGGTCAATTCAAGGTTAAGAAATTATAAGAGTCACAAGAAAACAAACATCCAAATAGGCCAGACTTATCAAGGTATTTACACCAGTCGATTGCATTATTGCAAGCCTGGACTTGAGGAAAAATGTTTGAAATCCAAAGGGATTT
This sequence is a window from Acipenser ruthenus chromosome 6, fAciRut3.2 maternal haplotype, whole genome shotgun sequence. Protein-coding genes within it:
- the mep1a.2 gene encoding meprin A subunit alpha; the protein is MDFPFFIAFLALTTVFTAYTVEAAPKQNDNDVDAGDLRKDIPDINLASKRHLFEGDIALPSGRNGLRNDTTRWKFPIPYILSDTLDLNAKGVIHQAFEMYRLKSCVDFKPYEGESTYLHIQKLDGCWSYVGDFHEGQNVSIGAGCDTKAVVEHELLHALGFYHEQSRTDRDDYVKIWWDEILPGKEHNFNKYDDNFITDLNTPYDYESIMHYRPLSFNKNESVPTITTAIPAFNEIIGQRLDFSAIDLLRLNRMYNCTSTHTLLDQCSFELINICGMVQNMNDDADWVQKQSTPGMEDHTLIGKCRDAGYFMHFDTSSGQKDKTALLESRILYPKSNQQCLQFFYKMTGGSDNLLVIWLRLDDGTGNVRKVMKVQTIKADGDDSWKIAHVTLHAKGKFRYLFQGIKGSQNTGGIFIDDISLTETRCPNGVWQIKNFTGLLNTTNKGDKLESPRFYSPEGYGFGATIYPHGRLDSTNEGYTSLYFHLCSGENDVVMEWPAANRQATITAMDQDPDIKSRMSSSRSFTTDKDPKWDKPVSGTLDPSCNCYRGPSWGWSTFISHKQLHRRSFLKNDDLIIFIDFEDLTSLVKTEVPINILKPSNILYTHERPRRAAEPAGNWEKHQPQSAAQDPCDPNPCLNEGACVNRNGEASCRCVQRQMFLYAGERCESSQIHGDILGMLIGGAAGTLTLTIAVIAILTRRHR